A genome region from Coffea arabica cultivar ET-39 chromosome 7e, Coffea Arabica ET-39 HiFi, whole genome shotgun sequence includes the following:
- the LOC113701345 gene encoding uncharacterized protein, translating into MVMMIMKTMTMQRRASSAAIVSIARSHGAAASLGTPAPAGCTTLASFLSAFPNHKPNLAFYSAISSKFKSSSEKALKFQPELRNDINNVNSLDDALSLFERMVWMRPLPSVIQFNQMLTCIVKMKNHYSSVISLFRDMCVQGIPVDEATLNIMINCCCVVGRVDLAFSTLSGFFKRGFVPNVVTFGTLLKGLFRDHKVPEAQELFKKIIKEKLCKPNETMLGIVIDGLCKAGNTQTAIEFLRATEKRGSPCKPDAIIYNTVIDSLCKDKMVDEALALLQEMIEKDIPPNVVTYSCLIQGLCSLSRWKDVDKLFAEMKAYKIVPNVITFNIVVDALCKEGHIEDAEEVVQIMIQQGQNPDLVTYNSLMDGYCLQSRIDDASGVFNTMVASGLTPDLHCYGILINAYYKTKKLEAAMKLFREIPHKGLTPGIVIYNTVLQGLFSSGRYLSAREIFNEMQASGMKPNFHTYCVMLDGLCKTGHIDEALQLFHAMETDGTNLHIEMYNIILDGLCKSKRLDSARDLFNILSLKGLDPNVITYNTMISGLLSEGLLIEGKELIVKMEEKGCLANSVTYNVILQGLLKGGHYDDAVVYYEEMIHRGFLLDASTFSILLDLSAENQNNPSVLMLMLKIDPDSKKFMDGGQRGPSH; encoded by the coding sequence ATGGTGATGATGATAATGAAGACGATGACGATGCAGAGAAGAGCTTCTTCTGCGGCGATTGTTTCCATTGCTCGGTCTCACGGAGCAGCGGCTTCATTAGGTACTCCTGCTCCTGCAGGTTGTACTACTCTTGCATCATTCCTCTCTGCATTCCCAAACCATAAACCCAATTTGGCTTTTTATTCTGCTATTAGTAGTAAATTTAAGAGCTCTTCTGAAAAAGCTCTGAAATTTCAACCTGAATTAAGGAATGATATTAATAATGTCAACAGTCTTGATGATGCTCTGAGCTTGTTCGAGCGGATGGTCTGGATGAGGCCTCTGCCTTCTGTTATTCAATTCAATCAAATGCTGACTTGTATTGTTAAGATGAAGAATCATTATTCTTCAGTTATTTCCCTTTTTAGAGATATGTGTGTCCAGGGCATTCCTGTTGATGAGGCCACCCTTAATATAATGATTAATTGTTGCTGCGTTGTGGGCCGAGTGGATTTAGCATTTTCTACATTGTCTGGCTTCTTCAAACGTGGTTTTGTTCCTAATGTGGTCACCTTTGGCACTTTACTTAAGGGACTCTTCCGAGACCATAAGGTTCCTGAGGCGCAAGAATTGTTCAAAAAGATAATCAAAGAAAAACTTTGTAAACCCAATGAAACTATGTTGGGGATTGTGATAGATGGGCTCTGTAAGGCAGGAAACACTCAAACAGCCATTGAATTCCTCAGAGCAACGGAAAAACGAGGAAGTCCTTGTAAACCTGATGCAATTATTTACAATACTGTCATTGACAGCTTGTGCAAGGATAAAATGGTTGATGAAGCTCTTGCCCTCTTACAGGAGATGATTGAAAAGGACATTCCCCCGAATGTTGTCACTTACAGTTGTTTGATTCAGGGTCTGTGCAGCTTAAGCAGATGGAAGGATGTTGACAAGCTCTTTGCTGAGATGAAGGCTTATAAAATTGTTCCAAATGTTATTACTTTTAATATAGTGGTGGATGCACTATGTAAGGAAGGGCATATAGAAGATGCTGAAGAGGTAGTCCAGATCATGATCCAGCAAGGTCAAAATCCCGACCTGGTCACATACAATTCGTTAATGGATGGATATTGTTTACAGAGTCGAATAGATGACGCAAGTGGAGTTTTCAATACCATGGTTGCTAGCGGCCTTACACCCGATCTCCATTGCTATGGTATTCTAATAAATGCCTATTACAAGACCAAGAAATTGGAAGCAGCCATGAAGCTCTTTCGAGAGATTCCACATAAAGGTTTAACACCTGGCATTGTTATTTATAACACTGTGTTGCAGGGGTTATTTAGTTCAGGAAGGTATCTTAGTGCACGAGAAATTTTCAACGAGATGCAAGCTTCTGGCATGAAGCCTAATTTTCACACTTACTGCGTGATGTTGGATGGGTTATGCAAGACTGGACATATTGATGAAGCATTGCAGTTATTCCATGCAATGGAAACTGATGGAACAAATCTTCACATAGAAATGTACAATATCATCCTTGATGGGTTGTGCAAAAGCAAGAGGCTCGATAGTGCTCGAGATCTTTTCAACATTCTCTCCCTTAAAGGATTGGACCCTAACGTCATAACATACAACACCATGATTTCTGGCCTGCTTTCAGAAGGTCTGCTCATCGAAGGTAAAGAGCTCATTGTAAAAATGGAAGAGAAGGGTTGCTTGGCAAATAGTGTTACATACAATGTCATTCTGCAAGGACTCCTTAAGGGAGGTCATTATGATGATGCAGTGGTCTATTATGAAGAAATGATTCATAGAGGATTCTTGCTGGATGCATCTACATTTTCCATTTTACTTGATTTATCTGCTGAGAATCAGAACAATCCTTCTGTGCTAATGTTGATGCTGAAGATTGATCCCGATAGCAAGAAGTTCATGGATGGGGGACAAAGAGGACCTTCACATTAG